DNA sequence from the Leopardus geoffroyi isolate Oge1 chromosome A3, O.geoffroyi_Oge1_pat1.0, whole genome shotgun sequence genome:
AACAGCCGGGAGGAAATAAAACCAACGAGCTGTTCCCCCCCACCgcgcccccaccccggcccaaGGCAGCACAGTCTGGGGAGGGGGCCGGCATCCGCCACATTGCCAAGTGCACAGATATCAAAGTGTGATTGTGACAAAGGCCACACACAAGGACCTGTGATAGAAGTTTGACCTTGTCacatgcaaaggtcctgtggttgAAATGATTCAGCATGGTAAACAATGCCAGTACACACTGAATGAGAGTGTTACTAGTATTTCCTTGAACCGATGCCAGGAAACATTTGAATCAGCTGagaaactttctctctctctctctctctctctctctctctctctcttgtttttttaattttttttacatttatttatttttgagagacagagcccaagtaggggaggggcagagagagggagacacagaatccagagcaggctccaggctcccagctgtcagcaccggagcctgacgcggggctcgaactcacgaaccgtgggatcatgacctgagccgaagtccgacgctcaaccgactgagccccccaggcgccctgggaaacGTGTCTTGTCGCGACTCGGCACGCCACAACTCTGGCTTTGTCTTCCAGCGCGGGGTCTGCCTGTGAAGAGAAATGGGCTGGTCActcattcttgtttttgtttttggtttttcaaTACTCGAGTTCGTCAACATACAGCGTGATTCATCCCTTCCGTGTGACGCCCAGCGCTCATCCCGACACGTGCCCTCCTgagtgcccatcccccatccggcccctcccccacccgcctcccctccggcacccctcagtttgttctctgtatttaggggCCTCTCGTGGTTTTTCTCcgcctctgtttttatcttctgtgtccttcccttcccctaagtTCATCTGTTGATTCACTCCTTCTCCTTGATAGGTGTTTCTTATTCTAAACAAACGTGGCTGGCATTCCCGTCTGATAGAAGCTTCTGGTTAAGATGTGACAGGCCCGAGCTCTGCAGGCTGGTGCCAGGAGGTTTCCTCCGCAGCCCCCCAGGCACTGGCGCCCCTGCCTTATCCTGAGCTCGCCCGGCACACCTGTGCGGAGCGGGGGAAGCCAGCCAGATTTTTGCAaggggacactttttttttttttctctcgttGCAGTTATTATGAGGATCAGAAATGGGGGCTTGGGAGGTTTCCTTCGAAGCTTTTCCCAGATTCCAGAGAGTTTTAGGCAAACCCAGGGCTCCAGGAAGCCACTGGGTGCCTGCACTTTTCCAGACATCAGCTGAAGGGGCGCAAACATCCTGAAAGCTAATGTAAACTTGGCATTCGGAGTCTCCACGTGAAACGGGAGGCCGGCTGGCCCCAGAGGCAAACAGAGACTGCATTTACATGTCGCCCCCACGACCTCATTTCTAAATTCAAACAAGGTAATGTCTGCCATAATGGGCTGTTGGGGCCTCCGTGCCCTGAGAATGCATATTTTATCATCGCCTTATTGGGTCAGGATTCTGGAAGCACTCATCAACCACCTGACAAAGCATCAAGGCGTCCCTCGAAATGTTGTCACCAGCTGTGAGCCCAGCGCCATgggtccggggtgggggggggggggttggggacacCACCAGACACAGGTCCATCTGCCCACAGCCCCGACCTTGGCCCGTCCTGGGGTCAACCCGGTGTTTACCCGGCCTACCTCGGGCAAGATGCTCGGGGCAGAGGGGCCAGGGCGGGCGGGCAGGAGAACCGCCTCCTTCCCTACCAAGGCCCAAGCTTCAGAAGGTGTCTCTGAGGCTCCCCACACTTTACTACTGGGGTCCCTGAGGCCCCGCAAAGGGAAGGACGtggccaaggtcacaaagcaagtCAGAGCGCAgccaagaagaggagaaaaagcccTCGCCTTCTCTCTACATCCACGGGCCAACCGGGGCCAGCCTGGGCTCACCTTTCAGGACCTGGCTCCTGTCCTACCTCTTCAGGGGCTCTTCCAGACTCTTCGAGCAGCTGTTAGGGCCCCGGGTTCCAGCCTCCAACTCGCTCCCATCACATCACGGACCTCTGGAGACTTACCCATCCCCCACAACACAAACTCCACTCTGGCAAGGCACTGCGAGGAAGCCAGCGGGGCTGGCCGTCGTGAGCACGGGGCCCGGCAGCAGGAGGTGAGGTTGGGCGCGTGGGGCGTCCTGGGGAGCCAGGTCCTGCCCGTCTTAAGAGCAGTGGGAACACTGCGGTGTTTTGAACGGAGGCGCGACATCCTCTGACCTGTACCGTAGAGCATGGTGGGGTGAGGACAGGAGTAGGGAGACCAGGGAGGGGCCCCTGCCGTGAGCCAGGTGGGAGAAACAGGTGGcctggccaggggaggggcagtggacATGGGCATGCGTAATCTCTGCAGGTTTGAATTTCCTGTCCTTTCGGCGGATCACGGCGCCCGCCACACCCCCAGCCCCCGTGGCCCGGCACCCTCAGGAGGCCGTCCTGGaaggaggccaggagggagggagcaaggctCTCCTGCACGGAGCCCTGACCCAGGACAGAGCTCCGGGAAAGGAAGGTAACTGGTTGTTTCTGTCCCGAGGAGAACATGCCGTGACCGTGAATCTTCATTCGGCTGTCCCCAAAGTGACAAACATCCCCCAGCGTCCATGCTGCTGCCTCCCCGGCAATTTCTCTGTTTACAGGATGTCTGGGGTGTCTAgacaggctggggtggggtggggggagtcagaGAGTGGAGTCCCAAGGCAGTTCTCAGACGGCACACAGCTATTTCTGCACAGAACAGCTAAAACCAAAAGACTGAAATCTGCCTCTGCCTGAAGAGTTCATTAAATAGAAATAtgcttaattctttccttttttatcagTTGACGGCTTCCAACAgataaagcttattttatttaagcTTTCACACACCCGGCGAGATAAATATCCCTGAATTCCTGTcttcacagggggaaaaaaaattaaaaatggatggagTCAGAATCTTGAGTAGGGTTCTGGAAGCTGGACCAAAGGATGGACCCACACGATTGGGTCGGAGTTAGATCAACCCCAGGACGTGgtggtgtggagggaggggctggtCCCTGCAAAGGGCATGAGGGAAACTGCTGGTAAGGATTGTTCTAGAAAGGACACCCACCGACTTCTGGTCCAGAGGGACCCTCAAAGTCAGATTTGGAGGAGACCTCGTCCATACACGCAGACGGCTGTGGGTTCAGTCCCAGCCTGGCCACCCTCGAGCTGCAGAAATGTGAACATGTCACTCTGcttccttgtgcctcagtttcctgaactAGAATTCAACAAGCTCTCAGGCATAATCTCTGCACAAGCCCCTGTCACAGAGCACGCGTGCCGTCcctccccagggctccaggggaAGAAGGGATCTGGGGTAGATTCGTCCTGCCCGCGGCACCTGGGCCCTGACCTCCCTCCACATCCAGCCTGAGCCCACCCGCCTCCCCACAGACCCAGATGCGTTTTGCAGGTCTACGTGCTGGGGAAGCGAGGGGCTGAGCAGCCACGGTCGATGCTGACCAGGAGTTTGTTAACGGGATACCCAGGGGCTCAGGAACCAGCCGGTTGCAAGGACACCTGGGCTCCAGAGGGCCTGGGACAAATGGCGATTTAACCATGGGCTTGCTGAGTGAGGCCGGTGCCCGCAGTGGCTGCCAGCCTGTCCCTCCCCGGGCTGTCAGGGCAGGACCCAGGACCCCCCCCAGTTTCCACCTTGGACTGTCAGCACCGGGCCCAGGGCCTCCAACTCACACCCTGGGCCGTCCTCGAGGAAATGACAGGGGACATCAGATCCAAATCACAGGGAGAACCCAACCAGTAAGATTGGGGGGccagaaagttccagaaagagGGAGCCGCAGGGCACAGGTTGTGAGGGGGGATAAGCCCAGCCTGAGTGAAGGCCCACAGACACTAGGGTGCAGGGGGGCGCTGGGACCCCAGCACATtaggaggggggtgggcaggcccgtgggtggggggaggggtgctttctCCGGGGCCACATGAGGAGCCACCAAGCCATTTGCAGCAGAGGGTGTGACATGGTAAGTTGTCacattttgaaaagatcattGTGGCTTCAAGTCCTTTCCAGCTCTTTCCAGTCTTTGATGCTAATTGGCATTTAGCGCCTACTGTGGGTCCAGCTGTGGCCCAGGAGAGGCCCGGAAGTGAGACTGGACAGCAGCCATGATCAGGGCCCTGGGGCCGGCACAGGCGGTGCCCTGGTGCCCCGAGGCAGCACCAGCAAGGCggtctgccccccccacccccccggctcTATAAACAATCCCACCTCCCCAGGGACAGGCACTCGGGTGGTGTCTTGATTCCCAGGGCCCACGGGAGGGAGGCCCCCCCAAGAGGAGAGGCAATCgcggggggaggcagaggaaggtggCGCCCCGCCTTCCCCACCTGTTGGGGCGGGGGCAGCTCCGCGGGTTCTCGGGGGCCCCCCCGGGAGGCCCAGGTGCTCGCCGCCTGGCAGACGAACCCCAGAGTCATCCGTTGGCCGCCAGATCAAAAGCAGAACCGAGTTCAGGCAGCTTCTCGTACGGGGTTCATTTCTAACTAATTCCTCGCTGGCACGTGTAGGATCTGCACGTTCtctccctcctggctctcccaaGCCTGACAGCTTTCCTCGTGCTAAATATAAATCACGTCGTAAGCCGAGAGTTCGGCGGGAGTCGGTGGTCTTTGTCCCAAGCGTCCCTGCGGACTCTCCCCCTTCTGCTCCTCGCTGGCCCCACCGTcatcacccaggccccccacagaCCCGAGCGCGGTGTTGTCTGTCCAGCCTCCATCCCCCCTCCTCGGGGGGCAGCGCCCCATTTTCCTTTGGGGAGTGGAGCTGACCCCACATGTGAGTCTCAGGGTGGCTCCTGGTCCCGACATGATCAGTCAGAACACTGGGTCCCTCCAGGCACAGTGATTGGCTCAGGGCTGCTCTCATCACCCAGAGAGGCCAGGGAGAGACTTCGCTGGGACTTCTGCCACGGCCAGGTCAGAGGCACTCTCTTTTCACTTAAAACACGATGTGGGCGGAGGAAATCCTGAAGCCTCTGGCAGCCGTTTTGTCGCCAGGAGGAGGAAGCTGGGTGGCGGCTGAGGCCACCACACAGGAGAGCAGTGCCCAGAGGCAGGGTTAGCGAGAGAGGCCGGCCGAGTGGTAGTCACATCGCTTGAGGCTCCTGATCCAGCCACGCCTGAAGCCTGAGCCAGTTACGTGAGAGCCATTTTACAGGAGcaaattctctttcttgcttaGACTAGGTAGAGATGGGTTTTCCACCGCTTGCAACCAGGAGTCCCTCTCGATGCTACCAAAACCACAGAACTATGGCATGGTTGCCGTGGaggaaataacaaaaccaaaaaccgaGAGATAAATAGGAAAGTGCCTGGTACGCATGGGTGTTCAATAAccgttcttctttttttttttttaatgtttatttttgagatagagacagagtgtgaacgggggaggagcagagagagggggagacacagaatccgaagcaggatccaggctctgagctgtcagcacagagcccgacgtggggcttgaacccacagaccatgagatcatgacctgagccgaagtcagtcgccccacggactgagccacccagatgccgcaTCATTCATCCATTTCTTAAAGTTGATGTCCCTCATATTAATAGAGCCACAGTCTGATGTGGTCCTTCTCTTCGCTGGGCCCTTTCGTGTACACTATCCCATGGGATCATCATCCCCAGCCTCTGAGGTGAATGTCACCATCACGATCCCTGGGGCAGGGACACTGAGACTCTGAGAGACTGAGTCACCCAACCGAAGCCACACAGCTGGCTCAGTGGGGGTTGGAGCCGCGCTCCttcaggcccccccccccgcagaagCCCTCGGCCAGCCACACCCGAGCTGGTCCCAAAGGGACCAAGTCACACACTTCTTAGAAGCAGCCCTGGAATGAATGTTCCTGACACTTTTCTTGTTGGGGAGGCGGAGGGGACTCGGGAAACCTTTCAAGCAGCCACGTGACGTTGGAAGATTTTTCTAGAATCTGGAAGAGATGAAACTTTGATGCgctgtgtggggagggagggggagagtgtccactctggatcttggggttgagGGATCTGTGCTCAAATCCCGGTCCTGGGGACCCAGCCTTTTTTGGAAGGACTGGCTTGTCCTGGTCGTTGAAGGACGCTCTTCTCTGGGCCGAAGGGCCAGCTCAGCTCAAGAGGAAAGAGCATTAGCAACTCCGCCATTTACAGTCCCAGGGAAGGAACTGATTCAAAACAGGCTCGTCGGTGGACACAAAGACCACAAGGTGACAGGTTGTTGCGAGAGCAGGTTCTTTGCAAGGGACCAAAATAATGCCCTGTAGAATAATATCaaggagaaaatggaactttTCACAGGGGAAAGTTAGTGGCCACCATTCactcacacacgcgcacacacacacacacacactcacacacaaacacatacccccacatgcacacacacttacgGAGACACAACAAACGTGACCCAAACTCAACTCGTTAAATCTAGGCGGTGAGTACTCTCCTCCCAACCCTTCTGTATATTTGATAGTTTTTCGTAAGAAAAGATGGAGTAAaagcccagccctgccacttaatGTGGAGTAACCTTGAGGAAGCCCATTGAAGACTATGACGCTCCACTTCCTCGTCCATCAAATGGGGACAATGAAAAGCACATCTTCACAAAGCTCTCAGAAGCATTCAATGAGACAGTCCGTGCAGAAATCTTGGATTTGACGCGTGGCCCTGAAAATCACTCAGGAAATGCTAGACACTAGCTTGTCCGAAGACGGTGAAGAAATACCCTGTACTCTAGTCCGAAGTTCCCAATCCAGATAAACTCAGAAAGCACAGAATAATCCTCCAGGGCAAGAGGTTTGCCGCTGTGCCTCCCAGCCAGCTCGGGGACCCAAGTTCGGTGCTCCCAGCCAGCTCATGGACCCAGATTCTGTGCTCCCAGCCGGCTCATGGACCCAGATTCTGTGCTCCCAGCCGGCTCATGGACCCAGATTCTGTGCTCCAGAGAAACAGGCTGGGCAGGGCCACCGGAAGGCGAGGCCACCGCGGAACCCATcccgttaaaaaatatatatgtgttacCGAAGCACAGTGGACGTACAATATTGCGTtcgtttcaggtgcacagcatagTGACTGGACAAGGCCACACATTACTCAGCAGTCCCCACCACAAGGGAGGTCGCCAGCTGTCACTTACAACGTTGCTACAACACCATCGGCTGTATCCCCCGTGCGGCACGTTTCCCGTGACTTCTTTATCTTATAACCGGAAGTTAAATCGTGTGCTAGCGTCTCAGTCTCTCCTCGTGAAGACAAGTGTTAAGTCACACACGCCTCGAAGTAGTCACACTACAGTTCGAGCGTCCGATCAGCAAGGGTGGAAAAGGTGGGTCGTAGGCGGGGATGGTGACAAGTGGGACACGCGTCTTCACGTCCGCCCGGGGTGGAGAGCAGCcgacgacgacaacaacaacaaaagcagttAAAGTCATGTGGGTAAAAAAGCCTTGATATTGTTGAAAATGTGCGTGAGGAAAGTATTAGGCCGAGGAAAGTATTAGGAAGATTAATTGAAGAAGTCACAGCACCGCCACACAATGGAACGTCAGgcagctgattttaaaaatggggggcgtcttggggcgcctgggtggcgcagtcggtgaagcgtccgacttcagccaggtcacgatctcgcggtccgtgagttcgagccccgcgtcgggctctgggctgacggctcagagcctggagcctgtttccgattctgtgtctccctctctctctgcgcctcccccgttcatgctctgtctctaactgtcccaaaaataaataaacgttgaaaaaaaaattttttttaataaataaataaataaaaatggggggAGTCTTAATCGCGGACGTAGGACGGTCTCCACGTCCTGGGGGACCAGGGACGGGAGCAAAACTGTACTTGCCTTTTATGTAGTTTGGTTTTGAATCACGTATTTTACCTCTTCCGAACTTTTCCTTCTTGTTGAACGTATCGCAAAATAATTCTGTAAAGACACATACCAAAGTCATAGTAGTGGTCCAATGAATGAGATTccaagtaatttttatttccttcttgatggctttttaaatatcagggtttttttttttaggttgatttattttgagagagagagagagaagagagagagagagagagagagagagcatgagtgggggaggggcagagagagagggagagagacagagaatcccaagtaggctcagctCTGTCCGGCACGGAGCTCGACgtggcctcgaacccacgaagctgtgaggtcatgacttgagccgaaacctagagccagacgcttaatcaactgagccacccaggcgccccgtcaggtttttgtttttgtacaatgagcatgcattttttttcatacCTCGAAGTTTTTCAGAAGTTTCCACTCTggaatgaaatgataaaaacagccacatttggggttttttcctCTCTATTTCCCAGTCTTAGTGTGTCCTTCCCCATCCAATCATCAGCGGTTGCCTCTGGTCTcctcccatacacacacacacacactcacacacacacactcacacacacacacacacacacactcctccagGTTTATCCACAGCTCCCCATCTCAGGTCTGTTTCTTTAGCTGCAGGATTTGAGCAGGACCTTCCTCCCGGAGCCAGCAGCCAGGGGCCACCCGCCCAGGGACACAGCAGAACTCGTTCGCAGAGCGCAGGGCACAGGGAGGAGCGCCAGTCCCGAGCATCAGAGAGGCCTGCAGAGTAAATAGGAAACGATCGCCTCCAGACAGAAAGCCAAAGTGAGTCCCAAACCGTGAGGGTGGTGTTCCAAAAACCGATCACAATGGCCACGTACTTCCAACACAGGAAAAGACCTTTTCCAGGTCAGAGTGAAGTGTGGCTCCCCTTAACCCTCAACCGTGATAGACGGCGGGGGGAGAGACACGGACGGCTACTGATCTCGTCTAATTCTCACCACACCCACGTACGTGTTAGAATCCTGACAAAAGTTATCCTGCCTGCCACCAACACCAGGAACCAGTCCAGCGTTGTTACATATGATAAGGAGCCCTCCACCTGCGAGGGAAGGGCTCCGCGGCCTGAGGCTGGACCACCAGACCCTCCAGCAAAGGGGTTTACCTGCCAGGCCTCGAAGGGCCCGGGACGGTCCTCAGCCTCGTGTTAGTCCCGAccgctccccagccccagcctagTTAGAATCCCACAGTACCTTCCCAGTCGCCTGCCACTTCCTTGTCACAACCACCCCATCGG
Encoded proteins:
- the LOC123579613 gene encoding uncharacterized protein LOC123579613; this encodes MGCWGLRALRMHILSSPYWVRILEALINHLTKHQGVPRNVVTSCEPSAMGPGWGGGGWGHHQTQVHLPTAPTLARPGVNPVFTRPTSGKMLGAEGPGRAGRRTASFPTKAQASEGVSEAPHTLLLGSLRPRKGKDVAKVTKQVRAQPRRGEKALAFSLHPRANRGQPGLTFQDLAPVLPLQGLFQTLRAAVRAPGSSLQLAPITSRTSGDLPIPHNTNSTLARHCEEASGAGRREHGARQQEV